TGCCCATAATGTCTTGCAAATCAGGGCGAGTATGATCAGTAATGAATGGAGTGATAATTGGCTAGATTTAGTTCTTCCTGAAGAAGAAAAAGCTGCTTGAGAATTAGGCTTTTAATGTAGGATATTTACGCTTACGTACACCTTGACCGAGTAAGTGCTCGGTTGCTTTGCTTTCGAAAAACTCACTAAATAAGTACAATGGAGCACTCAAAAAGCCCATACCATTTAGAATCAGGGCTTTGACAACTTGACCACAACTAACATTCTCTTGCTCGTGAGTACCTAATAATCGATCCACTATTTCGACAATGCCGATCTCATCGACGATACCGGCAATAATACCGAGATGGTCAATATCCTGAACGTCTATCTCTTGAGGTGAATACATGGACTTGCGTTGAGAGACAACCTCAAAATTATCCCTTGATGGTTAGTACCTGCTGAATGTCGGATGTATCTTGGCATGGCCCCTTGAAAGGTATTCATCAAGATAAAGATATCATCAGATTTTCAATCTCTGAAAGAATTTCAGGGATTTTCACCCCGTTTCCTATAACAGCCATTATCGTAACCAGTTGCCTGAAAGACTAAAGTCTGGTCCTCAGAATTTCCTTGAAGAAGCAGGCAAATATTACACTAAAACTCAGACAAACGTTAGTGTAATATGGCGCAGGCAATGTTCTATTTCGGACATTTAGTTACGCTGAAATCCTTATGGGAAAAGGGGTAGCTAAACACAGCTATTTTTAATTCCGATTCTGGTAGAAAATCTGGAATAAGAATCACTGATCTAATAGTGTGATCTTGGAATTCATGCTCTGTGGTGCAAATTATTTCGCGTTTGGCTCAACATGCCGATGTGTCACTTGTTAATCGGCTCGATTTTTCTCCAGCCAGTTCACTAGATCAGCAGGTTCCGTAAAGTCGAGCAATGCTTCACCAAGTGCTTCGAGTTGGTCGAGAGTTAGGGATTGGATCTGAGATTGCAATTCTGAGGGAATGTCGCCAATACGTCGGTTGAGAAGGCGAAGGACTAATCGTGTTTCCCCGCTCTGTTCTCCCTCTTGAAGGAATTCTTCTTTCCACTCTTGATAGATAACTGACTGTTGCATAATCTCTTTCCGCAGAACTTGATTAATGACGTTCCTTTCCAATGTTAACCGTTAGGGTCGAGTGACAGGTCACCCTGTCACCCTCCCATTCAGAACGGTGCGTGAGACTTTCGAACTCACACCGCTCCTCAACAGTACGGCTGTTGTCATCAGTACCATTCGCCCTATATTTTGATGACGCTTTCGATTGGCTCTAATTCAGTTTCCTGCTCTAAAGCCTTACGGTTAGCATTATCAAGGGCGGTTTTTACATCGTGACAATGGCGATGAAGCGGTTGCAGATTGTCGAATCTATCTGTCCCACCCTCCACTTTAGGAATTTTGTGGTCAACCTCAATCAGATCGCCTTCGATAAACAGTAATCCACACGCTGGGCATTTCCCTTTGTACCTTTTTAGTAGTGAGGCTACTTGGTTGGGTAATTCAGGGTGTTTGCCTTTCCTTGTACTCCAGTACAGTACATCTCCATCAAAGAAACTCTTATCTCCCTTCACTTTTATATGGCGCACAATTGGGATAGAGGAATGAGGGGTTAATCTCACTCCCTTTCTGGTTGAAAAAGTAAGCCTATCTTCAATGTAATGCCAGTATTTGTTCAGGGTTTTGGAGTTAAAATTTCCGGTTCTGTATCTTGCCCATGCTCTTAGTTGTGAAAACAATAAAATGTGTTCGCACTTTGAGAAGGTTTGTTTACTGCATACCCGTGAGTAGTAATTACACCATCCCCTAATAATCGGGTTGAGCTTGCTAATCAATGCCGCTTGTGGCGCTGTTTTGTAAGCATCAATGGTATCTCTAAGTTTCTGAATATGCAGGGCTACCTTCTTTTTGCTGGGCTTGATGAGTGTTTTGAAGCCTAGCTTCTTACCGTTTCCATGACATCCAGATTGATATTTACCAACTGAATATTGCCGGATATTAAATCCGAGAAAATCGAATCCAACATTTCCTTCGTACGGTGTTAGCGTATGAGAGATACGGGTTTTACTAGGTTTTAATTCTAGAGACATCTCTTTAAGCCAGGTTTCGGCTGCTAGCTTACACTTCAGGATGACCTCCACCGATGGATGAAGGACTACGAAGTCATCAGCGTAGAATACAACCGATAAAGCACGTTGTGCTTTACCTTGATTTACGCATCCTCTGATCGCTGTTTCCAATCCATAAAGGGCTACCAAAGCTAATAATGGGGAGATGCATCCCCCTTGTGGTGTACCCTCATTGGTTGGAAATAATTGGCCATCTAGTATCACTCCCGATTTCAACCAGGCTTTGATTTGCCTGTTTAAGCTGGGAAATGTGTTCAGTTTGGTCAATAACTTCTCCTGGTTTATTTTGTCAAAGCATTTTGAAATATCGGCGTCCAAGACATATTTGTCTTTTTGCTTGATACTAAGGAAAATTGCTCTGATTGCATCATGAGCGCCTCTACCAGTTCTGAAGCCATAGGTATTGGTTTCGAAAACCGCTTCCCATTCGGCTTCCAATGCTAGTTTCACTAACATTTGCCTTGCCCTCTCAATCATGCAGGGTATTCCTAACGGTCTTTCCTCCGTTGTTCCGGGTTTTGGTATCATCACCCGTCGCGTTGGTTTAGATTTTCCAGTTAGGTACAGGTTATTCGTGAGGTCAAGCCGTTGTTCCGGTGTCAGGGATTTTATCCCATCCACTCCTGCTGTTTTCTTGCCTTGATTATCCTGAGTCACCTTCCTGACTGCTAGAAGCTTGGCAGATCTGGACTTCATCAATAGTTTCTGGAGTCTGTGAACCTGCTTAGTATCACCACGACGTTTGGCTTTGAAGATTCTGGTTTGGAGTCGATAGACATTCTTCTGGACTTGTTTCCAGTTAATGTCTGTCCATTCATCACTACCCATAATTGAGTGTGTCATCGTCTTTACTCTGACTAAAGGCTCTTCATTCCGTACTATCGGGTCTACGTCTGCGTATCCTGGGCATTACCCCAGGCATTAGCTTCTTAGACCATCCTGACTGCCAGTCCATTCGGTTTAGTACCTGCTCTAGATATTCGACCTTCTAGAGTGAAAACTGGTCAGGTTACTTCGTTCCTGATGTTCTTTGTTTGTGTGTTTAGAGTCGTACTGTCCACCGGATTTCGCTTATGGGTATAAAACCATCTTTTGACTGATGAGAAGGTTCAGGAAATCAGTAACTTTTGTTTCCAGTGTTTGGACATTAAGCATTGCTAGATATCCATTTCAGCCTTTTCACTGGCTGGGATTCACGGTGGTTTAGTCATACATTCAGGCTCACTGAGCTTTACTCATGCACACGTACTAGCCGGGTTTCCAGATTAGGCTTCCAGATACCGACATTTAGCCCCGCTTCATCCCATTGGCACTAAACCTTTGATATGGGGGCTATGCTTTCACGCCTTATACCGGGCGGGTAGGACTAGCTGTCTGGACTTGGTCAGAGGCATCACCTACAAGAACATTAAGTTATCATCTGAGAGAGATTAAAGTGCGAACTCAACCCAGAGAAGGTTATCTCTCAGAAGCCCTACCTTATTAGCTTTTAGCCTTTTGTGTAGGAACGAATCGCACCAGCTAGAATCCCGGTTGAGGCCGCTACATTACTTTGAACCCGCATTTCTGGAACAGCATCGATGCGCTCAGCTACCTGTCGTAAGGTTTGAGCTTGATCTAAAGTATTGGTTAAAACAGCAAGAGGTAGCAATCCTGTCGATTCCAGAAAGGGTTCTGTTGGTTGCTCCCAAAGGCGGATTACCTCAAATTCATGGCGAGTTCTCGGAATCTCAAATGCTGTCTGGAAAACATAATCTGATTGGGATGGAGTCAAATAAATCACCACTTGCTTCATCTCTTTCTGGGGAAAGCGACGATAGACCCGGAGGCGGTAGTCAGCCATCCTATAGGCCATGTTTGGATCTGGCTCTGTCTGAAACTCAACGTGCAAAATATATTCATCAGAAGCCAGCAATATCAGTGCATCAGCCCGGATTGGTTCGAGTGACAATTCTGAAGGGCTGAGTTGGGTGAGTGGAATAGGTTCACCGAGGAGCCAAGAGGCGAAATCACTGGAAAAGCTCTCTGCAAGGAACTTACAGGTAGAATCAAACATTCTGGGATTATATCAGTCCCATGTTGAAATACACTTTCATGTATGAATAACTATGGAGATGTTTATACGTAAGAGCTAATTTCTAAAGAAGGTATTATTTAGTCACTTTTATTTACTTACTTTTTGTTATGCTGATTGAAAATTGATTCTTAGATATAAAATTAGTTATTTATAGGCAGTATTCAATATTACTTGTCATAGAAAGCTAAGAGTTTAGTCATAAAAAGTCTCTTCAAAGTTTATATGATATTAAATTTTTATCCTCATTAGAATCTACATACTTGATTAATTTGTAAACAAAAATAATAAGGTTCGGATAATTTAATTTCATCGTATATAATCTAGAAAACCTTGATTTACTCGTTCCCCTTCATTTCATTTTCTCTACCTCTTACAACGAGCATGGATAAGTATTTATTGATTATATGCCTCTAAATTTGCATATACTCTGCTAAATTTAGCAGCACAGTATTCCTAAAACATAAACTCCTATATTAAAGAGGTTTCTGCTGGCTAGTTTATTAATAGATACATCTAGAAACATCTTTTTATCCGCAGTTTTAAATTTTAGTTGAATCTTTGCATGTGTTCTATTGCATGCAACATTTCTGCTATTGAATTGATTGTCAGAATTTTCTATTTCTTCTGACTAGATTTTGCCATTCAAAATATAGGAAATAATAGTATGTCTGAAGCTATACATGTTCAGGAAGTAGGTATCACTATCACAGCTAAAGATTTAAACCCTACCTCAATTAATCCAGACTTTCTGAAATACAGTGACATCATTCCCAGCGATTGGGAAGTTTCTCGCCCACCTGTATATACCAATCGTATCGTCCAGATTGTCTATAAAAATGGCTTAAGCCTTGTAATCCAACCCAATCGAATAGATTTTATTGAAGTTTTTTCAAATTCTGATGCTCATCCCAAGCAGGTTTATAGCATTGCTTCTAAATATGTTCAAAAGCTTTCGAAGGTAGATTATCAAGGCATCAGCATCAATGCTCGAGCCCATACTCAGTTTGCCAACAAGCACGAAACTCAGCGTTATTTAACGACTCAAATCCTTTCTCCTGGCCCTTGGTCTGAAAACTCTACGGGTCCAGTTCAGGCTGCGATTCAACTGATATATCCACAGGAAAGGGGGCAATTGAATTTATTGATAAATCAAGCAGAATTTAAACGCTCAGAAACTGAATCGGATGCTGCAATTCTTTTCTCTGGTAACTACAGCTTTGAACTAGAGGGAGAAAACTCTGAAACAAGACTGAAAGACTTACTGAGCTTGATTACTGACTGGAGCAGTTGTGTCGAGACTTTTGAGCAAATTGTCCAACAGTTTGTTCATAGCTCTACAAATCTGCTGATACCTATTGCAGATGCAGCATAAATAAAGAAATTTACGAGTAGCTCCTCAGAATTAACATCCTTGAGCTACTTAGCATTACGTTGATTTTTCGATAAGGACTTAGTAAGGATATGGGTGGTTCAAGCAATCTTTTTGGCAATCAGGATATTCCTGCATCTGGGCTATTAGAAGGTGATTTGTTAGATGAACTTGGCAAGGATAACACCCTTGGTGATGTCCTTGATCAGATGGGGAGTAAACACACTCCAGCCTTTAATGATCCTGTGAATGCAGTTTCTAACGGGATACCCCTTCAAAGTACTTTACCCTCACCTGCCAATAGTTTTCTCAACTCCACTGCTCCATCAGGTGCTTCTGCCGATTTGGAAGCCTCTGATGAGTCACTAGGCATAGGTGATGGTCCATTTGTAGGAGATATCTCGTCAGAAGATCTCGTAATGCATCTCACACTTGATGAGGCGTCTGGTAATGTTGCTGTCGATATCTCTCCTGAAGGACAAGATAATAATGGCCTTTTGAGAAGTGGTGCCCAATTTGTTGATATTGGTGGATCGTTAGGAGGCGGTGTCCAGTTTGATGGCATCAATGATTTTATTGCAGTGTCAGATACCCGAGATATCAATCTTGGAGAACATTCTCAAAGAACCATTAGTATCTGGTTTAAGGCGGACTCAACCCAAGGTAATGATAAGCAAGTCATTTACGAGGAAGGGGGAACAACTCGTGGCTTAAATATTTATCTGGATGAAGGTCGCCTATATGTGGGTGGCTGGAACCGAAGAGAAGAGAATTGGCAAGGAACATTTCTATCCACGGATACAGTACAGGAAAACGTTTGGCACCATGTTTCTCTTGTTTTGAATGTTGATAATGACCCCGAAATTGAAACAGGTGGTACCGGGGAGGATTCAGAAGGTTTTGAACGAGAGACTTCCACGTTGCAATCTCAAGCGTTCTCAGCCTATCTCGATGGTGAGCAATTTGGTGTAGGACAAGGGGCCACTTTACATCAACATAGCGACAATATTGGTATTGGTGGGATCAATCAAAACACCCGCTTTCACGATGGTGTCGGTAGAGGTTCTGGCACTCAAGGAATAAAAGGGATTATTGCAGATGCAAGAGTCTACAACAGAGTGTTAACAGACAGTGAAATCGATCTACTGGCACAAATTAACCCTGTAGATCAAGCACCTCCAGTGATTAATGCAGAATTAGCAAATGACACTGCACCCACTGGAACGAATAATGACGGTATCACTTCAGCTCCAACTGTTATCGGCCAAATTGTTGATGCCAGCCCGATTACCAGCTTCAGAGCTGGATTAAACAACACCCCTATTGACTCCTATATTGATGTCCTCAATACAGTGCAGTCAGACGGTTCGTTTACCCTGGATCAAGGAACGCTAAACCAAATTTTGGGTAGCACGTTACCGGATGGATCCTATACTCTGAATCTATTAGCTACGGATGCATTTGGCAATACAACGGATAGCCAAGTTATCGTGTCGTTTGTCCTAGATACGGCAGTCTCTACGATTAGTTTTGATTTGGCCCCTGAATCTGATTCGGCCCCAGTGGGTGATCAACAAACCACGTTAGAAACGGTGCGTTTGATCGGTACTACTGAAGCAAATGCCAGTGTTCTCATGAATCCCCTCGGGCAAGTCGTAGAAGCTGATGATCAGGGTCAATTCGCCTTCGAAGATGTACCGCTGGATATAGGACTGAACGAATTAAGCATCATTGCGACAGATGTTGCCGGTAACCAGCAATCATTTACCCAAACTTTTGAACGTGTGGTTGCAGCAGCTGCGCCAGAAATCACGGCACCCCCCGCTCTGACCGTTGATGAAGATACTGCATTGCAGATAAGTGGCATCAGCATAAGTGATGCGGATGCAGGTTCTTCTTCTTTAGAGGTGACTCTTTCTGTTGATCATGGAATACTGACTTTGAGTCAAACCAGTGGTCTGACCTTCAATACGGGGAATGGTGTTGCTGATGCTTCCATGATATTCACGGGGACATTAGCTGACATTAACGCTGCCTTGACCGATTTGATTTATCAGGGTGAACTCGACTTCAATGGAACAGACATCGTCAATATCGCTGTAGATGACCTTTCCCATAGTGGAAGTGGGTTAACGGATAGTCAAAGCATTGATGTAACCGTCAATCCCGTCAATGACACGCCTGTTTTAGAGAATATTGGGAATCAAAATGCCAATTTAGGTGAGGAATTAACCTTCACCGCTGTAGCGACAGATCCAGACTTACCATCAGACCAGTTATCCTTTAGCCTAGCGTCTGGGGCTCCTGCAGGAGCGGCCATTGATCCTACAACAGGAATATTTAGTTGGACCCCAGATGCCAATCAGGCTATAGGAGACATCGAAGTTTCGATAGTTGTGACAGACAATGGCACTCCCCCCTTAAGCGATACAAAAATAATTACAGTGTCTGTTTCTGACCCCAATGCCCCTGTCAATCAAGCACCTGTATTTGACCCAGTTGGCCCACTCTCTGTCATGCCTGGAGCTCGACTTGCAGTGCAGCTTATGGCAACTGATCCAGATGGTGACGCGGTTTCCTATTTTCTACAACCGAATGGCCCTCTACCAACGGGGATGCTGGAAAGCGATGGCACGTTGGTGTTTAACCCCTCTCCCGATCAGCTCGGCACCTATGAATTCACTGTTGTTGCCAGCGATGGAATTATAGATTCAACACAGACAGTCACGTTAGAAGTTGTTCCAGATCCCATCACCACGACTCGAATTTCAGGCGTGATCCAAGATATTGATCAGACGCCACTGGCTGGTGTTGTGCTGGAACTAGGTGGAACTCAAACCACAACAGCTGCAGATGGCTCCTTTACTTTGGAGTTTCCGAATGGTTTACCCGATGACACCTTAAATATTCTGCCAGAGTCCATCAACACGGCTGACGTTATCTATCCAGCCATTGCTGAAAAGGTAGGTCTTCTTCTAGAGCGTGACCCATTTACAGGCGTCAACAATATCATTGACAGACCTATTTATCTTCCTGCCCTGGATATCGCCAATGCGGTTCCTATTGATCCCGCTGTAGATACTATGGTGACGACTGAGGCCATCCCTGAAGCTGCAGTCTTCGTCGCTGCAGGTTCGTTAGAGACTATGAATGGCGATCCATTTACTGGATCACTGAGTATTACTGAAGTTCCAGTTGATTTTACCCCTGCATCCTTACCGGAAAATCTACTTCCGGAGTTGGTAGTGACAATTCAACCGGGAGAGATGCAGTTTACTACTCCTGCTCCCTTATCTTTGCCCAATAATTCAGGGTTTGAGCCTGGTACCGTTATGGACCTTTGGTCGATTAATCCTGAGACGGGTGACTTTGAGAATGTCGGCTCAGGTCGAGTGAGTGCGGATGGTAGTGTCATTGAGACATTTCAAGGAGGAATTCAAAGTAGCAGCTGGCATTTCTTTGCACCACAACCTGAAATTGCCAATGATCCTAACGGGAATACTCGAAATGAAGACAATACATGTCAAAAATGTAAGGTGGGAGGACCATCAACCTCGGAAGTAGAATTTCATTCAGGTGCTTTGATTGAAACCCATGATTTAGTCAACTACCAGTCTCTAGGAGTTTCTAGAGGAATTAACTTAACTTACGATTCATTGAGAGCAGACCCACGTCCCATTGTTAACTTTGGGTTCAGCAATATTCGTGGGAGCTCAGATCGGAGATTACAAGCTAGCTTAACGATCAATCGAGGCAATTTTGAGTATCAAGTTCCAGGGGGGGGTGGCTCAGGTAGACATCATTA
The Acaryochloris marina S15 genome window above contains:
- a CDS encoding reverse transcriptase domain-containing protein; protein product: MTHSIMGSDEWTDINWKQVQKNVYRLQTRIFKAKRRGDTKQVHRLQKLLMKSRSAKLLAVRKVTQDNQGKKTAGVDGIKSLTPEQRLDLTNNLYLTGKSKPTRRVMIPKPGTTEERPLGIPCMIERARQMLVKLALEAEWEAVFETNTYGFRTGRGAHDAIRAIFLSIKQKDKYVLDADISKCFDKINQEKLLTKLNTFPSLNRQIKAWLKSGVILDGQLFPTNEGTPQGGCISPLLALVALYGLETAIRGCVNQGKAQRALSVVFYADDFVVLHPSVEVILKCKLAAETWLKEMSLELKPSKTRISHTLTPYEGNVGFDFLGFNIRQYSVGKYQSGCHGNGKKLGFKTLIKPSKKKVALHIQKLRDTIDAYKTAPQAALISKLNPIIRGWCNYYSRVCSKQTFSKCEHILLFSQLRAWARYRTGNFNSKTLNKYWHYIEDRLTFSTRKGVRLTPHSSIPIVRHIKVKGDKSFFDGDVLYWSTRKGKHPELPNQVASLLKRYKGKCPACGLLFIEGDLIEVDHKIPKVEGGTDRFDNLQPLHRHCHDVKTALDNANRKALEQETELEPIESVIKI